GCACCGGCGCGCAGATCCTGGCCGACCTGGGGGTGCGGTCGATGCGCCTGCTCACCAACAACCCGGCCAAGCGCGTCGGGTTGGAGGGCTACGGGCTGCGGGTCATCGGCCGGGTGCCGCTGCCGGTCTCGCCCAATCCGGAGAATCTGCGTTACCTGCGCACCAAGCGTGACAGGATGGGACACGAGTTGTCCCAGTTGGAGCACTTCGACGAGGTCGGCGCCGAGAGCTTCGACGCCGACCGCAACGGCGACGGCCCGGTGGAGGGCTCAGTGGCGGGTGGAGCATGAGTGGAGAAGGGCGTCCCGACGAGGGGTTGGAACTGCGGGAATGCGAGAACCTCCGGCTGGGCATCGTGGCCACGCGCTGGCACGCGCGGATCACGGAGAGCCTGCTGGCCTCCGCGCTGCGTACGGCCGGTGAGGTGAAGCTGGCGGAGGAGCCCACGGTGCTGCGCGTGGCCGGGGCCGTCGAATTGCCCGTGGTGGCTCAGGCGCTCGCCCGCAACCACGACGCGGTGGTCGCGCTCGGCGTGGTGATCCGTGGGGAGACCCCGCACTTCGACTACGTGTGCGACGCGGTGACCGCGGGGCTGACCAGGGTGGCGCTGGACGAGAGCACGCCCGTCGGCAACGGTGTGCTGACGTGCGACACCGAGGAACAGGCCCTGGCCCGAGCGGGCCTGCCCTCCTCGAAGGAGGACAAGGGACGAGAGGCGACGGTGGCCGCGTTGACCACCGCCCACGTGTTGCGTGGTCTGCGGCAGCCGTGGACGGAACGGGGTTTCGTGTGAGTCGGGCGGCGGACATGATCGACAAGAAGGACGACACCACCGACACCGTCGTGATCCGACCACGTCGTGTGGTGTGGATGTCCGGGGCGCTGGCGCTGGTGCTGCTGGCCGTGTTCGTGACCGTGGCGGTGTTGCTGCGCTCGCAGGACACCGGCGTGATCTTCATGGTCAGCGACCAGATCGCGATGATCGGGGTGGGCGTGATGCTGGCGGGCGCCGCCATGCTCTTCGCGACCCCGAGGGTCCGCGCCGATCGCAACGGCGTCCACGTGCGCAACATCGGGGTGTCCCGTCGGTTCACGTGGGACGAGGTCCTGGCGGTGAGTTTCCCCGACGGCGCGTCGTTTGCGCGGCTGGAACTGCCGGACTACGAGTACTACTCGATGATGGCCGTCCAGGCGGTGGACCGGGAGCACGCCGTGGAGGCGGTGCGTGCGCTGCGCCGCCTCCACACCGCCGCGAAGCGCGACTGAAGCGCTCAGGACGTCGCCTCGGCCGGGGTCTCCTCGGTCGAGGCGGTCCTCGCCCGAGGAGACCGGTAGCGCGACAGCGCGACCCCGGCCAGGCAGATCGCTCCTCCCGCGAGGCCGTACGCGGTGGGAATCTCTCGCAGGATCAGCCACGACAGCAGCACCGACAGCGCGGGCACCGCGTACGTGGAGACGCTGAGCTTGCCCGCGTCCGTTCGTTCGAGCGCGTACGTCCAGGTGCTGAACCCGATGGCGGTGGGGAAGACCCCGAGGTAGACGGCGCCGAGCACGGCGGAGGTAGGGGCGGCGGCGATCTCGGAGACGAGCTGTGGCGCCCACGGCAGCAGGACCGCGGTGCCGATCAGACAGCCCAGCCAGGTGATGGTCGTGGCGTCGACGCTGCGCAGCGCCGTCTTCTGGATGAGAACCCCGGCCGCGTAGAGCACGGCGGCGAGCAGACACAACGCGACTCCGATCCAGTCACCTTCCCGTTCGGTGCCCAGGCTGATGACGACAAGACCGCTCAGGCCCACGAGGCTTCCCATGAGCAGGGCCCTGGGGAAGCCTTCGCCGAGCAGGAAACCGGCGCCGAGCGTGACGAGCAGCGGTGCGATGTTGACCAGCAGGGCGGCCGTGCCGGCGTCGAGGTGGAGTTCGGCGGCGTTGAGCGCGACGGTGTAGCAGCATAGCCACAGCACGCCGTAGGCGATGACGAGCAGCCAGGACGTGCGGTCGCGGGGAAGCGGGGGCAGGCGTCGGGTGGAGACGCCGACGAGCACGGTGAGCGTCACGAAGGCCACGGCGAGCCGGAGTAGGGCGAGCGACACAGGGGACAGTGCCTCGCCGATGGCGCGGATGCCCACGAACGCCGACGACCACAGCACCATCGTCACGGCAGCGGCGAGCGCGGCTTTCGTGGTCTCGGAGCGTGGGGATCGACTGGGGGAGATCAACGGTGTCACATCGGCCATCGTCGTGGCGGAAACTCGACAGAACAAGCGATTATTCATGCATGACTGTTCAGTTCCGCTGTACAGTCGTGCCATGCTGGACGTGAACCGCCTGCGGGTATTGCGTGCCGTGGTGGCGAAGGGGTCGATCCGGGCGGCGGCCGACGC
The window above is part of the Saccharomonospora glauca K62 genome. Proteins encoded here:
- the ribH gene encoding 6,7-dimethyl-8-ribityllumazine synthase, translating into MSGEGRPDEGLELRECENLRLGIVATRWHARITESLLASALRTAGEVKLAEEPTVLRVAGAVELPVVAQALARNHDAVVALGVVIRGETPHFDYVCDAVTAGLTRVALDESTPVGNGVLTCDTEEQALARAGLPSSKEDKGREATVAALTTAHVLRGLRQPWTERGFV
- a CDS encoding PH domain-containing protein — its product is MIDKKDDTTDTVVIRPRRVVWMSGALALVLLAVFVTVAVLLRSQDTGVIFMVSDQIAMIGVGVMLAGAAMLFATPRVRADRNGVHVRNIGVSRRFTWDEVLAVSFPDGASFARLELPDYEYYSMMAVQAVDREHAVEAVRALRRLHTAAKRD
- a CDS encoding DMT family transporter, yielding MADVTPLISPSRSPRSETTKAALAAAVTMVLWSSAFVGIRAIGEALSPVSLALLRLAVAFVTLTVLVGVSTRRLPPLPRDRTSWLLVIAYGVLWLCCYTVALNAAELHLDAGTAALLVNIAPLLVTLGAGFLLGEGFPRALLMGSLVGLSGLVVISLGTEREGDWIGVALCLLAAVLYAAGVLIQKTALRSVDATTITWLGCLIGTAVLLPWAPQLVSEIAAAPTSAVLGAVYLGVFPTAIGFSTWTYALERTDAGKLSVSTYAVPALSVLLSWLILREIPTAYGLAGGAICLAGVALSRYRSPRARTASTEETPAEATS